DNA from Leptolyngbya iicbica LK:
GTGGTGGCCTGCTAATCGCGACTAACTTATATGGCATTGCGCAAAAGGTGTTCCTCGATTCGGCCCAAAACTTCCTTTCTACCTGGGATTTGGTATCCGCCATCATCAAGGCGTTTGTCTTTGGCATCCTGATTGCGATTATTGGCGCTAGTTGGGGACTTACTACCACTGGTGGGGCCAAAGGGGTCGGACAATCCACGACTACGGCGGTCGTGACGGCCCTATTGGCTATCTTTATTAGCAATTTCTTTTTGTCCTGGCTCATGTTTCAGGGAACGGGCAGCGCGGTCTTGGGCAATGTTTAGGTCGATAAACCCATAATTTCAAGTGCTTGACTGGGCGTGGTGGGCGATCGCCCCCTGACTGACAGCAATGAGTCAAGACTCATGTCGTTTGCCTGCGCCATGATGGCCGAGATTGAGCCAAACTTTTGCCATCTCGTTGGTAGGGGAAGGGAGGCCAACCTTTACAATGAAGGCAATCGCCATCAGGCTTTGCCTAAAAGATGACGCTATTGTGGATGTGGCCAGGATTGAGCATATCGTGACAGTTTCTTCAGCAAATCAGACAACCACCTTGCAGCCTAGTTACAACCTGCCAATCGCCTTGATTTTAGGGGGGATTGCTTGGGCCTGCTTGTCCTTAGTGATGTGGGGCACGTTAGTTGCTATCGTTGCGGGAATTGTGGCTTTGTTTGGCGGCTTTTTGCTGTATCAGGCGGCGACTTTACGGCTGGTCTTTACAGCGACTGATCTGGATATTTACCGAGGCGATCGCCGCATTCGTCAGTTTCCTTATCAAGACTGGGAACATTGGGACATTTTTTGGCAACCTGTTCCTGTTTTGTTTTACTTCCGGGAAGTCAATAGCATTCACTTTTTGCCGATTTTGTTTAGCCCCATCATGTTGCG
Protein-coding regions in this window:
- a CDS encoding DUF3119 family protein; this translates as MTVSSANQTTTLQPSYNLPIALILGGIAWACLSLVMWGTLVAIVAGIVALFGGFLLYQAATLRLVFTATDLDIYRGDRRIRQFPYQDWEHWDIFWQPVPVLFYFREVNSIHFLPILFSPIMLRSQLEQHVPHQADDR